Proteins from a genomic interval of Bifidobacteriaceae bacterium:
- a CDS encoding response regulator transcription factor: protein MRIVLAEDSVLLREGLVRLLLEGGHEVLAAVDDAPGLVHAVQTLNPQVAIVDVRMPPTFTDDGLRAAVALRRQDPSLAVLVLSQYVEESYARELLATGGGVGYLLKDRVADLDVLESALERVAAGQSVIDPEVVRQLMVRPGTASRGLERLTAREREVLGLIADGRSNAAIAEALYVTLGAVEKHVASIFAKLELAPSPDDHRRVLAVLAWLRGRE from the coding sequence GTGCGGATAGTTCTGGCGGAAGACTCGGTCCTGTTGAGGGAGGGCCTGGTCCGGCTGCTGCTTGAGGGCGGGCATGAGGTCCTGGCCGCAGTTGACGACGCGCCTGGGCTGGTCCACGCGGTTCAGACCCTGAACCCCCAAGTCGCCATTGTGGACGTGCGCATGCCTCCCACCTTCACGGACGACGGCCTCAGGGCCGCCGTCGCCTTGCGCCGCCAAGATCCTTCGCTCGCCGTCTTGGTTCTGTCCCAATATGTCGAGGAGTCCTACGCCCGCGAACTTCTGGCCACCGGCGGCGGGGTCGGCTACCTGCTCAAAGACCGAGTGGCCGACCTGGACGTGTTGGAATCGGCGCTGGAAAGGGTCGCGGCCGGACAAAGCGTGATCGACCCGGAGGTGGTTCGCCAACTCATGGTCCGGCCGGGGACCGCGAGCCGGGGCCTTGAGCGGCTGACCGCCCGCGAGCGCGAAGTGCTCGGGCTTATCGCGGACGGCCGGTCGAACGCCGCCATCGCGGAGGCGCTCTACGTCACCCTTGGGGCGGTCGAGAAACATGTGGCCTCGATCTTCGCCAAGCTCGAGTTGGCGCCGTCGCCGGACGACCACCGCCGGGTCCTGGCGGTCCTGGCTTGGCTGCGCGGCCGTGAGTAG
- a CDS encoding sensor domain-containing protein: MSGEPTTAVDPTSSRRPDPAGFDAADRPSPLDQLRDAAGVRDGRRGIGGGFLSVLRNLARDSGYLLLAFPFGLVAFTVVSIGLALGTALVMLWVGLPLLAATLAAAHGLAELDLLRLAAAGRDLRGQRRALPPPARHGGPQWLIWARWMLAPLRDPMRWREAVYCLLALVIGTVTWSITMILWVTAVAGLTSALWEPFAGALGPGPEGQNLAELLGWNAPDQLVDTVLGLAAVALLPGVSRGLTALHALVARALLVPGRMMLAKRVAELERSRERASAAEAQSLRRLERDIHDGPQQRLVRLSMDLAAAQRRLEGGDVGAAQDLLADARGMTDQAIAELRGLSRGIAPPILMDRGLAAALSAVAAGQSTPVRLIIEPPNAPRLPEAQETALYFAASELLANVAKHSGAASVDVVLAVPSGAEFATLTVSDSGRGGAVFIPGHGLAGLRDRLAGVDGTIELAGDLGGAGGSGGAGGWGGPGGGGGPGGASGPHGPGKTDGPGGTNGTVVTVKVPLRGTGVGSPAGSRDRLSGGGALPANSVHAGADLVGSAARFAEPAPIGREEQGADSSGGRLGPVEGGPGPAAA; encoded by the coding sequence ATGAGCGGCGAACCGACTACCGCAGTTGACCCGACGTCAAGCAGACGGCCCGACCCGGCCGGCTTTGACGCTGCCGACCGGCCGTCCCCGCTGGACCAACTGCGGGACGCTGCGGGTGTGCGGGACGGAAGGCGCGGCATCGGCGGGGGTTTTCTCTCGGTTCTCCGGAATTTGGCGCGGGACTCGGGCTACCTGCTGCTCGCGTTCCCGTTCGGATTGGTGGCCTTCACCGTGGTGAGCATTGGATTGGCTTTGGGAACGGCGCTCGTGATGCTCTGGGTGGGGCTGCCGCTCCTCGCGGCGACCCTCGCGGCCGCGCACGGGCTGGCCGAACTCGACCTGCTCCGGCTTGCCGCAGCCGGCCGCGACCTGCGCGGACAACGCCGGGCGCTGCCGCCACCGGCCCGGCACGGGGGGCCGCAATGGCTGATCTGGGCGCGCTGGATGCTCGCCCCGCTCCGCGACCCGATGCGCTGGCGTGAAGCGGTCTACTGCCTGTTGGCGCTAGTCATTGGGACGGTGACCTGGTCAATCACCATGATCTTGTGGGTCACGGCGGTCGCGGGCCTGACGTCCGCCCTCTGGGAGCCGTTCGCGGGGGCCCTGGGCCCCGGTCCGGAGGGCCAGAACCTCGCCGAGTTGCTGGGGTGGAACGCACCCGATCAGCTGGTGGACACGGTGCTGGGCTTGGCGGCCGTCGCGCTCTTGCCAGGCGTGTCACGGGGGCTCACCGCGCTTCACGCACTCGTTGCGCGGGCGCTGTTGGTGCCCGGCCGCATGATGCTCGCCAAGCGCGTCGCCGAACTCGAGCGCTCACGCGAGCGCGCCTCCGCGGCCGAGGCCCAGTCGCTGCGGCGCTTGGAGCGCGACATCCATGACGGGCCGCAACAGCGCCTGGTGCGCCTATCGATGGACCTGGCCGCCGCGCAACGGCGTTTGGAAGGCGGGGACGTGGGCGCCGCGCAGGACCTTCTGGCGGACGCGCGGGGCATGACCGACCAGGCCATCGCGGAACTGCGGGGGCTGTCGCGCGGGATAGCGCCGCCGATTCTCATGGATCGCGGCCTGGCCGCGGCCCTCAGCGCCGTGGCCGCCGGCCAGTCCACGCCGGTGCGGTTGATAATCGAACCGCCGAACGCTCCGCGCCTGCCCGAAGCCCAAGAGACCGCGCTCTACTTCGCGGCTTCCGAGTTGCTCGCAAACGTCGCCAAACACTCCGGCGCCGCTTCGGTTGACGTGGTTCTGGCCGTTCCGTCAGGGGCGGAGTTTGCGACGCTGACAGTGTCCGATTCCGGGCGCGGCGGCGCCGTGTTCATTCCGGGCCACGGGTTGGCCGGATTGCGCGACCGGCTTGCCGGGGTGGACGGGACCATCGAACTCGCCGGTGATTTGGGCGGTGCCGGCGGTTCGGGCGGTGCCGGCGGCTGGGGCGGTCCGGGCGGTGGCGGCGGGCCCGGCGGCGCGAGTGGTCCGCACGGCCCGGGTAAGACGGACGGTCCGGGTGGGACGAACGGTACGGTGGTCACGGTGAAAGTGCCGCTCAGGGGAACCGGCGTCGGCTCGCCCGCCGGATCAAGGGACCGGTTGAGTGGCGGCGGCGCGCTGCCGGCGAACTCGGTGCATGCGGGCGCCGACTTGGTCGGCTCTGCTGCCCGGTTCGCTGAACCGGCGCCAATCGGGCGGGAGGAGCAAGGTGCGGATAGTTCTGGCGGAAGACTCGGTCCTGTTGAGGGAGGGCCTGGTCCGGCTGCTGCTTGA
- a CDS encoding sugar ABC transporter ATP-binding protein — MLVGTGIRAGYGPREILHGIDISVQPGEIHALLGANGSGKSTFVKVLTGRLKASGGELAVGDNRTGPIRSPNEAFSLGIRAVHQETPLIDTMSVAENVAIRSGYVTGLVGRIRWRDVYRHTRKVLHSVGIGHVDPDQKAKEVTAADRGLLAVSMALDEGPAKGGGQAKILILDEATASIPEEEAVEVLRSVRQLADSGLAVLMVTHRISEATDFADTMTVLYNGDVAYQGTAKLPEDQIVELIVTGEIGGGQETAGGHEQVVRSGIEAVQVKDLKAGTLNGVTFTVERGEVLGIVGGPQSGTADLAPALAGLVPEASGHITIDGRSIEVPKNPKRAIRSGISLVPRDRLRQGGISSMSVHENVLLASARGPRYNTAAHKTMVRGVIKEFSVTPPRSDLLFREMSGGNQQKLIIGKWLTVEPKLLILDDPTVGVDPGARRTMFEAVAKRCKDDGLAVLVLSSEPEELVRHCHRILALDHGQIVEELTGEQISQVTVSAWANK; from the coding sequence GTGCTTGTCGGAACGGGAATCCGCGCCGGTTACGGACCACGCGAGATTCTGCATGGCATAGACATTTCGGTCCAGCCCGGCGAAATCCACGCGCTCCTTGGCGCCAACGGCTCCGGCAAGTCGACCTTCGTCAAAGTCCTAACCGGTCGGCTCAAGGCCAGCGGAGGGGAACTGGCCGTCGGCGACAACCGGACCGGACCGATCCGCTCCCCCAACGAGGCGTTCTCATTGGGGATTCGAGCGGTCCACCAGGAGACTCCCCTGATCGACACCATGTCTGTGGCGGAGAACGTGGCCATCCGCTCGGGTTATGTCACCGGGCTGGTCGGCCGCATCCGGTGGCGGGACGTGTATCGCCACACCCGCAAAGTGCTGCACTCAGTCGGAATTGGCCATGTTGACCCCGACCAGAAGGCCAAAGAAGTCACCGCCGCAGACCGCGGATTGCTGGCAGTCTCAATGGCCTTGGACGAAGGGCCCGCCAAAGGCGGCGGGCAGGCGAAGATTCTCATCCTTGACGAGGCCACCGCGTCCATTCCCGAAGAAGAGGCGGTCGAAGTGCTGCGGTCCGTGCGACAACTGGCCGATTCGGGTTTGGCCGTTCTGATGGTCACCCACCGCATCTCGGAAGCAACCGACTTCGCCGACACGATGACCGTCCTTTACAACGGCGACGTCGCCTACCAGGGGACGGCCAAACTGCCTGAAGACCAGATCGTCGAGTTGATCGTGACCGGGGAAATCGGGGGCGGGCAGGAGACTGCGGGCGGCCACGAACAGGTCGTTCGGTCCGGAATTGAGGCGGTCCAGGTCAAGGACTTGAAGGCGGGGACGCTGAATGGCGTCACGTTCACCGTTGAACGCGGCGAAGTGCTCGGCATTGTCGGAGGTCCCCAAAGCGGCACAGCCGACCTGGCGCCGGCCCTCGCCGGCCTGGTCCCCGAAGCCAGCGGCCACATCACCATTGACGGACGCTCAATCGAAGTGCCGAAAAACCCCAAACGGGCAATCCGATCCGGCATTTCGCTGGTGCCCAGGGACCGGCTCCGCCAAGGCGGGATCTCCTCCATGTCAGTTCACGAGAACGTCTTGCTCGCATCCGCCCGCGGGCCGCGCTACAACACCGCCGCGCACAAGACCATGGTGCGCGGCGTCATCAAAGAGTTCTCTGTGACGCCACCGCGTTCTGATCTGCTATTCCGTGAAATGAGCGGCGGCAACCAACAGAAACTCATCATTGGGAAATGGCTCACAGTCGAGCCCAAACTGCTCATTCTTGACGACCCCACGGTGGGCGTCGACCCAGGCGCGCGGCGGACCATGTTTGAGGCCGTCGCCAAACGCTGCAAGGACGACGGGCTCGCGGTGCTGGTCCTGTCCTCCGAACCCGAAGAGCTAGTCCGGCACTGCCACCGCATCCTGGCGTTAGACCACGGGCAGATCGTTGAAGAGCTGACCGGCGAGCAAATCAGTCAAGTGACCGTATCCGCTTGGGCCAACAAGTGA
- a CDS encoding MarR family transcriptional regulator translates to MSEDARRAELLRELQSVQAEFERGVIRARITARADSILTPQQIKVVGLLALNGPMRSSQLADALGVSRATVTGLLDRLEQGDLVVRTADPSDARGRLAEATDRGRAALSNLISSPTPSPEVFARLMTVHELECLVTGFAAMLRVVRGLDAEPGGLGGFCF, encoded by the coding sequence GTGAGCGAGGATGCTCGGCGGGCTGAGTTGCTCCGCGAACTTCAGTCTGTTCAGGCTGAGTTCGAGAGGGGTGTGATCCGCGCAAGGATCACCGCGCGCGCGGATTCCATCTTGACCCCACAGCAGATCAAGGTGGTCGGCCTGCTGGCGCTCAATGGGCCAATGCGGTCAAGCCAGTTGGCCGACGCGCTTGGCGTCTCCCGCGCGACCGTTACCGGTCTGCTGGACCGCCTGGAACAGGGCGACCTGGTGGTGCGAACCGCCGATCCGTCCGACGCGCGCGGCCGCCTGGCCGAAGCCACCGACCGAGGGCGCGCCGCGCTGAGCAACCTGATCAGCTCGCCGACTCCCTCACCGGAGGTGTTCGCCCGCCTGATGACGGTCCACGAGTTGGAATGCCTGGTCACAGGCTTTGCGGCAATGCTACGGGTGGTGCGCGGGCTCGACGCGGAGCCGGGCGGGCTGGGCGGCTTCTGCTTCTGA
- a CDS encoding MmgE/PrpD family protein: MTGGRTAAQALGQWAASFRLEDAPEPAITHARKALLNSVATAVGGAELPHTRFALAAARALGAQPTEVRPGAAHAIYDGRALSAGQAAFVNGVMVNALGQEETHLPSGTHAAETTAPTVLAQGEALGASGRQVLEAFIVGMQVSGAVGGMSLVWRDRELLAQPPAVYGTMGAAASAAKLLELSAGQMADAIGLAALLTAGPAESMAAGTGDYMLLKGAAGLHGVLAAELARAGAPVAPLALEGPAGFYRVWANIPAAELAAFDVAGDLERQVGQEWVAPELQFKRYPVNYFNQPFIDQARRIAGEEGFDRNAITAIRIKVGPYPARVGALGGTPFGHRSNALMSTRFGVACMLARGRVTLADTLAPDAPEIAELVELAEIEAGAGEEDAYLVIEAGGRTYGGELTEEQRDFRLSAAEVRDIGLGITTDRLGEARASRLIELLDSIEDIPSIGQVVEATFRA, encoded by the coding sequence GTGACGGGCGGGCGGACGGCCGCCCAGGCGCTGGGCCAATGGGCGGCGTCGTTTCGCCTGGAAGACGCCCCCGAGCCCGCGATCACCCACGCGCGCAAGGCCCTTCTCAACTCCGTGGCAACCGCGGTGGGCGGAGCGGAATTGCCGCACACGCGCTTCGCCCTGGCGGCCGCCCGGGCGCTGGGCGCCCAGCCCACAGAGGTTCGGCCAGGCGCCGCCCACGCGATCTACGACGGGCGCGCGCTCTCAGCCGGACAGGCGGCCTTCGTCAACGGCGTGATGGTCAACGCTCTCGGGCAAGAGGAGACGCACCTGCCATCCGGCACCCACGCCGCTGAGACCACCGCGCCCACAGTCCTGGCCCAAGGCGAGGCGCTCGGTGCCTCCGGCCGCCAAGTGCTGGAGGCGTTCATAGTCGGCATGCAGGTCAGCGGGGCGGTTGGAGGCATGTCTCTGGTCTGGCGCGACCGCGAACTGTTGGCGCAACCACCAGCCGTCTACGGCACAATGGGGGCGGCGGCATCGGCGGCGAAACTCCTGGAACTGTCCGCCGGCCAAATGGCGGACGCGATCGGCTTGGCGGCCTTGTTGACGGCGGGCCCGGCCGAGTCAATGGCCGCGGGGACCGGCGACTACATGTTGCTCAAGGGCGCGGCCGGGCTACACGGAGTGCTGGCGGCGGAGTTGGCGCGGGCCGGCGCGCCTGTCGCTCCCCTGGCGCTGGAGGGCCCCGCGGGCTTCTATCGCGTCTGGGCGAACATCCCCGCAGCCGAGTTGGCGGCATTCGACGTGGCAGGCGACCTGGAGCGACAAGTGGGACAAGAATGGGTCGCGCCCGAACTCCAGTTCAAGCGGTATCCGGTCAACTACTTCAACCAGCCGTTCATAGACCAAGCCAGGCGAATTGCGGGCGAAGAAGGGTTCGACCGAAACGCGATCACAGCCATCCGCATCAAAGTTGGGCCCTACCCGGCTCGCGTCGGAGCGCTCGGCGGGACGCCTTTCGGCCATCGGTCCAACGCCCTCATGTCCACAAGGTTCGGCGTGGCGTGCATGCTGGCGCGCGGCCGGGTGACTCTCGCGGACACCTTGGCGCCGGACGCGCCGGAAATCGCCGAACTGGTTGAGCTGGCCGAAATCGAGGCAGGGGCCGGTGAGGAGGACGCCTACCTGGTGATCGAAGCCGGCGGCCGAACCTACGGGGGCGAGTTGACCGAGGAACAGCGCGACTTCCGCCTGTCCGCCGCCGAGGTCAGGGACATCGGCTTGGGCATCACGACCGACCGGCTTGGCGAGGCGCGCGCGTCCCGACTCATCGAGTTGCTTGACTCAATCGAGGACATCCCCTCCATAGGCCAGGTCGTCGAGGCGACATTCCGGGCGTGA
- a CDS encoding ABC transporter permease, with protein sequence MTDLTSSETWDRPSKSIGRVVLDVSRRYATVGLIIVLGVVFTFASPFFLTPSNLSDMLLSQGVKAGVALAVLFPLIIGEFDLSVGYLVGFLAVLGAKIAHSGWPAWAIVLVMLALSVLIGWINGLLVVTLRISAFIATLATGIVLGAMSNGISGGQIIFGDVPKILIDIGRGRFLGMGISIWIILLIAAILVYVLEHMPVGRKFYAIGGNETVAFFAGVPTPRYRIMAFIMAGLLVGIASVFQLGLRAGGDPTFGPGLLLPAYAAVFLGMTAHRPGQYNVIGTIIAIVLLAVGFNGLSLIGVPFWAEPLFDGLILLVAVLVANKEAREVKVGA encoded by the coding sequence ATGACGGACCTGACCAGCAGCGAGACCTGGGACCGGCCCAGCAAGAGCATAGGCCGGGTGGTGCTTGACGTCAGTCGCCGCTACGCCACCGTTGGCCTGATAATCGTGCTCGGCGTGGTGTTCACATTCGCTTCCCCGTTTTTCCTGACCCCTTCCAACCTCTCCGACATGCTCTTGTCCCAGGGCGTTAAGGCCGGAGTCGCGCTGGCGGTTCTATTTCCCCTGATAATCGGCGAATTCGACCTGTCCGTGGGATACCTGGTCGGATTCTTGGCGGTGCTCGGCGCGAAGATTGCCCACAGCGGTTGGCCGGCCTGGGCCATAGTGCTCGTCATGCTGGCGCTATCGGTGCTGATCGGATGGATCAACGGGTTGCTGGTGGTGACACTGCGAATCAGCGCTTTCATAGCCACCCTCGCCACCGGCATTGTCCTTGGAGCCATGTCGAACGGGATCAGCGGCGGCCAAATCATCTTCGGCGACGTGCCCAAGATCCTCATCGACATTGGGCGCGGGCGCTTCCTCGGCATGGGCATATCCATCTGGATAATCCTCCTGATCGCGGCGATTTTGGTCTATGTGCTGGAGCACATGCCGGTCGGCCGCAAGTTCTACGCGATTGGCGGCAACGAAACTGTCGCGTTCTTTGCCGGGGTCCCAACTCCCCGGTACCGGATCATGGCCTTCATCATGGCCGGATTGCTGGTCGGAATCGCCTCAGTCTTCCAACTGGGCCTGCGAGCCGGCGGCGACCCAACCTTCGGTCCCGGCCTGCTGCTCCCGGCCTACGCGGCAGTCTTCCTCGGAATGACCGCCCACCGGCCCGGCCAATACAACGTCATCGGCACAATCATCGCGATTGTGCTGCTGGCGGTCGGGTTCAACGGCCTCTCGCTGATCGGCGTGCCGTTCTGGGCCGAACCGCTGTTTGACGGGCTCATCCTCCTGGTCGCGGTGCTCGTGGCCAACAAAGAGGCGCGCGAAGTCAAGGTGGGAGCGTGA
- a CDS encoding sugar ABC transporter substrate-binding protein, which yields MTPTPNRFRNARVMAAICTAGLAVSVALSGCGNDEGGGGTKAETGSDMPADTSGPARESVKAGTGCGENKDQHCPIELMPGDHNREEIAQALMDTPAREGSIDDLINEDRANPTEWAGPTEPVSLPGEALSIVGISCNSALSGCVAPLEAIGELSDELGYDFTLYDGQGNGETISKYMLSSITSGVDAIFVAGVDPLTIQQGLEEADKASIPVISITSALSTPNPVVEAPPDAFWPLFDLSSNFVMAGRAMADWAIWDSKGEGTIIVLDGKEGTSQVSSAAVVDEINKQCPKCKTLSYTVLGAEVGTTFPQKTLAFLRNHPDAKYIILPYDPAAAALVPVLQQAGQTDVRLISVIGMAENLQFIRDGQSQTADVAWDCGYEGWAAMDQLFRYLAGQEFSEPIGENTPQILLDSTNVGTGSGNWTSDIDYRAEYRQLWGLA from the coding sequence ATGACCCCCACGCCCAACCGTTTCCGGAACGCGCGCGTTATGGCCGCAATCTGTACCGCCGGACTCGCCGTGTCAGTAGCGCTGTCCGGGTGTGGCAACGACGAAGGCGGCGGCGGCACCAAAGCCGAGACCGGCTCCGACATGCCCGCCGACACCTCTGGACCCGCGCGCGAGTCGGTCAAGGCCGGCACTGGCTGCGGCGAAAACAAAGACCAGCACTGCCCTATCGAACTGATGCCCGGAGACCACAACCGCGAGGAAATCGCCCAGGCCCTGATGGACACACCAGCTCGTGAGGGCTCTATAGACGACCTGATCAACGAGGATCGCGCCAACCCGACCGAGTGGGCCGGCCCCACCGAGCCGGTGTCACTGCCAGGCGAGGCGCTGTCTATTGTGGGAATCTCCTGCAACTCGGCCCTCTCCGGCTGCGTCGCCCCCTTGGAGGCGATCGGCGAGTTGTCGGACGAACTCGGCTACGATTTCACCCTTTACGATGGCCAAGGCAACGGCGAAACCATCTCCAAATACATGCTTTCCTCTATCACCTCCGGGGTCGACGCGATCTTCGTGGCGGGAGTCGATCCCCTGACCATTCAGCAGGGACTCGAAGAGGCTGACAAGGCCAGCATTCCGGTCATTTCGATCACCTCAGCGCTGTCAACGCCGAACCCCGTGGTGGAGGCGCCGCCAGACGCGTTCTGGCCGCTGTTCGACCTCTCCTCCAACTTCGTCATGGCGGGCCGCGCGATGGCCGACTGGGCGATTTGGGATTCCAAGGGCGAGGGAACGATCATCGTCCTGGACGGCAAGGAAGGCACCAGCCAAGTCAGTTCGGCCGCAGTCGTAGATGAGATCAACAAGCAGTGCCCCAAGTGCAAGACCCTCAGCTACACGGTCCTCGGCGCCGAGGTCGGCACCACGTTCCCGCAAAAGACTCTGGCCTTCCTCCGCAACCATCCGGACGCCAAGTACATCATCCTGCCGTACGACCCGGCCGCCGCCGCATTGGTTCCAGTGCTCCAGCAAGCAGGCCAAACCGACGTGCGACTGATCTCGGTCATCGGCATGGCGGAAAACCTGCAATTCATCCGCGACGGCCAAAGCCAAACGGCGGACGTGGCGTGGGACTGCGGCTACGAAGGCTGGGCCGCGATGGACCAGCTGTTCAGGTACCTGGCCGGCCAGGAGTTCTCCGAACCCATCGGCGAGAACACGCCGCAAATCCTGCTCGACTCGACCAACGTTGGCACCGGGTCCGGCAATTGGACCAGCGACATTGATTACCGCGCCGAATACCGGCAACTGTGGGGACTCGCGTAA
- a CDS encoding aldo/keto reductase, whose product MTTLPTRPLGLTGMNITTIGLGTWAVGGGGGRAFALGTQDDSDSIATIRRAVELGINWVDTAPLYGFGHSEEIVGQALSVFSAEERPFVFTKAGRKADPADTSKPPFAVLDERSIREELEVSLRRLGAERIDLYLIHAPAADGQGVEEYWNVLAALRQEGKVRAIGLSNHSVPQLEAAEAITHVEAIQPPLSAIKDEAVADLLPWCESHRTGVIVYSPMGGGLLAGEVTREVALNLAPNDWRRTNPIFSVGLDRSLRIADAVRAVAAEHGVSMPAVAIAWALAQPAVSGAILGGRRPEQIPDWFEAARVQLTADDFARIAAAAAESPAAPAV is encoded by the coding sequence ATGACAACGCTCCCCACCCGCCCGCTTGGGCTGACCGGGATGAACATAACCACCATTGGCCTGGGCACCTGGGCTGTGGGAGGCGGGGGCGGCAGAGCCTTCGCCTTGGGCACCCAGGATGACTCCGATTCGATCGCGACCATCCGGCGAGCCGTCGAACTCGGGATCAACTGGGTCGACACCGCTCCCCTTTACGGCTTTGGCCACTCCGAGGAGATAGTCGGCCAGGCCCTGTCCGTCTTCTCAGCCGAGGAGCGGCCCTTCGTTTTCACCAAAGCCGGACGCAAGGCCGACCCGGCGGACACTTCGAAACCGCCTTTCGCGGTCCTGGACGAACGTTCCATCCGGGAGGAATTGGAGGTGTCGTTGAGGCGGCTCGGCGCCGAGCGGATCGACCTTTACCTGATCCACGCCCCGGCGGCGGACGGCCAGGGCGTCGAAGAGTACTGGAATGTGCTCGCGGCCCTCCGCCAGGAGGGCAAGGTCCGCGCAATCGGACTGTCGAACCACAGCGTCCCGCAGCTTGAGGCGGCCGAGGCGATCACCCATGTGGAGGCCATCCAGCCGCCCCTGTCCGCCATCAAAGACGAGGCCGTGGCGGACCTGCTGCCCTGGTGCGAGTCGCACCGGACCGGCGTGATTGTGTACAGCCCGATGGGCGGGGGCCTCCTGGCCGGAGAAGTCACCAGGGAAGTCGCCCTGAACCTGGCGCCCAACGATTGGCGCCGCACCAACCCGATCTTCTCAGTCGGGTTGGACCGTTCGTTGAGGATCGCCGATGCCGTCCGCGCAGTCGCCGCCGAACACGGCGTCAGCATGCCCGCCGTCGCCATAGCCTGGGCGTTGGCCCAGCCCGCGGTCTCCGGCGCGATCCTGGGCGGCCGGCGCCCCGAGCAAATCCCCGATTGGTTTGAGGCTGCGCGCGTGCAGCTAACCGCCGACGACTTTGCCCGCATTGCGGCTGCCGCCGCCGAGTCCCCGGCGGCCCCGGCCGTCTGA
- a CDS encoding SPFH domain-containing protein, with product MATSTTASSTRDKREPTAELTKPVGGVEERAAWTWPGWAGILVVLILILGGGALMVLGLAGNQDRPGLAACVAGVVVLVIGGVMSSGLAIIWPGYTKVLVFFGSYVGTVRKPGLWLTMPLTVRQLVSIRVHNFETNELKVNDSDGNPVNVAAIVVWQVADTAEASFAVEDYNEFVAVQSEAALRHVTMAHPYDGPDSSVTLRGSTEEISAELAREVAARVKVAGVAIIEVRISKLSYAPEIAEAMLRRQQAGAIIAAREKIVEGAVSVVHEALRQLEGEGTVQLDDERRAAMVSNLLVVLTSDQQVSPVINTGSLYT from the coding sequence ATGGCTACGTCGACTACGGCATCGTCCACTCGAGATAAACGGGAACCCACCGCCGAACTGACCAAACCCGTGGGAGGGGTCGAAGAACGCGCGGCCTGGACCTGGCCGGGATGGGCCGGAATCCTGGTGGTGCTCATACTGATCCTGGGAGGCGGCGCCCTGATGGTGCTGGGACTCGCCGGGAACCAGGACAGGCCGGGGCTGGCCGCCTGCGTGGCCGGCGTGGTCGTCCTGGTCATAGGGGGCGTGATGTCGAGCGGGCTGGCGATAATCTGGCCCGGCTACACCAAGGTGCTGGTCTTCTTCGGCTCCTACGTGGGGACCGTCCGGAAACCCGGCCTGTGGCTGACCATGCCGTTGACCGTGCGGCAACTGGTGTCCATCCGGGTGCACAACTTTGAGACCAACGAGCTCAAGGTCAACGACTCGGACGGAAACCCCGTCAACGTGGCCGCCATCGTGGTGTGGCAGGTCGCGGACACCGCGGAGGCGAGCTTCGCCGTCGAGGACTACAACGAATTCGTCGCCGTCCAATCCGAGGCCGCGCTTAGGCACGTCACCATGGCGCACCCCTACGACGGACCGGATTCAAGCGTGACGCTGCGCGGGTCGACCGAGGAGATCTCCGCCGAACTGGCCCGTGAGGTGGCGGCGCGGGTCAAGGTCGCGGGAGTCGCGATCATCGAGGTGCGCATTTCGAAGCTCTCCTACGCCCCTGAGATCGCCGAGGCGATGCTCCGGCGCCAGCAGGCCGGGGCGATCATCGCCGCCCGCGAGAAGATCGTCGAAGGCGCCGTCAGCGTGGTCCACGAGGCGCTACGGCAGTTGGAGGGCGAAGGCACCGTCCAATTGGATGACGAGCGCCGCGCCGCGATGGTCTCGAACCTGCTGGTGGTGCTGACCAGCGACCAGCAGGTCAGCCCCGTGATCAACACAGGCAGTCTCTACACCTGA